The Deltaproteobacteria bacterium DNA segment TCACGAGTTTCACGCTGCTGTGCCGGTTCGCGTTCGACCCCGACCGATGGGGCGCCGCCGAGACGTACGCGGCGCTCGCGATCGTCGCGGAACTCGCCCGCGAGATCGGCATCGCGATCGACGGCCCCCTGATCGAGCGAGGCGTCGTCCGCCGCGACCGCGTCGCTCGCGCCTACCTGGCGCTGACCGAGCGCGGCGCCGCGGAACTCGCGGCGGCCGCGGAGCGCGCGTGGCGCGCGGCGTTCGGATCGGCGCTGGCGCCGGCGGCACCGCCCGGGTCGAGCGCCGCGTCGCGCTGACCGGCGCGCGCCGGCGGCCGCGTGCCGGCGGGTCGAGCGGCGTGCCCGCAGCGGCCGCGCGCGCCCACGCACGACGGCAGCGGGGCACATCCATTGATTGCAACAGCAACCAACCCGAGCCGCCGGCACCCGACCGCACCCGCGCGCCGCGCCTTACCGCCCGTCGCGACCGCCGGGCGCGCGCCGCAGGGCGGCCGTGATCCGCTGCCGCGGCGACCGCGAGTAGATGCGGCGCCGCCACCGCCGATAGCCCGGCTTGACGACCTCGACGGTGGTCTTCTGGAAGCCCGGGACCGTCACGGTGACCGGCGTGCGTCCGACGCGCCGCCCGCCGACCTGAACGGTTGCGCCCGGCGGCTTCGATGTGACGACCAGTTTGTGGCGAGGTCGTTGCATCGACACCGACAACACCGCCGGGCGATCCGGCTCGACCGCGACCGTCCGCGCCACCGGCGCGTAGCGAGGGTGCGACAGGCGGACGGACACGTGGCCGCACGGCACGTCGAGCGCCGCGGGCGTCAC contains these protein-coding regions:
- a CDS encoding PEGA domain-containing protein → AAARGAGDEAADPPRAAGAAPSAAGEGAAAAARPRAVAPGVAEPAARATASSAAGSDAMPAVEPPAGASGAAARAGAGGAAARLGDAVARNPAGVADAAAARCALRVDTRPAGVAVQVAGARAGVTPAALDVPCGHVSVRLSHPRYAPVARTVAVEPDRPAVLSVSMQRPRHKLVVTSKPPGATVQVGGRRVGRTPVTVTVPGFQKTTVEVVKPGYRRWRRRIYSRSPRQRITAALRRAPGGRDGR